A stretch of DNA from Nyctibius grandis isolate bNycGra1 chromosome 30, bNycGra1.pri, whole genome shotgun sequence:
GGCAgcggccgccccgcccggccccgggggcgcCGGGCCCGGCCATGCTGGGGCTGGATGTGTGCGAGGCCGGCgggcagctgctggagctgctctggCTGGCTCTGTGCTACCGAGGTGAGCGGCCGCGGGCCGGGGGGCATcgcccgggggcggcgggggggggcatCGCCCCGGGGGAGCATCACCCGGCTCCCCGACGGGTGAGCATCGCACCGGGCACCGGGTGCGTTCAGGGGTGAGCatcaccccagccccaggggaccGGAGCATCCCGCAGGGGTTGGGGGaaccccccgccgccccccgcctgGCCCGTGGCACCCAGGGCACACCGCCCTGTCCTGGCACCCCTGCGGGACTGGGCGAGCCCCGGGGCGGCTGCGGCCCTGGGCTGGGAGCCAGCGTGGCCGGGTGCCACATGCTGCTGTGACAGCCGGGGCGCAGGGCCTCTGCCTGCGCTGGGCGCCCAGAGGTGCAGCAGGGCCATCGCTCTGCGCCCCGGTCACCGCTGCCACCCTGGGGACCGGCTCAGCCTGGGGACTCAGTGTGGTggcccctgccccaggctgtgcccctgcatGTCCCCAGGGACGGGGTTTCAGGGGCTTGGGGAGCACAGTGCCTGCAGTCAGAAGGGTGACGGGCGCGGGGGGCTGATGCAGTGGGCAGGGCAGAGTCAGGGGCCGTGGGGACATCGCCCGCCCTTGTGCCCCCCACAGCCTGGCACCCACCAGAACTGCTGTTTGCCCCAGAGCTGATTTTATTTCCCTGCAGCCGCTGGCagttggggtttggggtgggagaTGAGGCTGGTGGCTGCCCAGTCGGGTTGGAGAGGGCCGTGGGGCGGTGACAAGGACCTCTACGGGTGACAGGGCACAAAGGGTGCCTGTGGGCCGTGGTGGGCTGCAAACACCCCCGGACTGTGCACACCAGGTAGGCACCAGCTCGTCTTGCTCCATGACCATGTGGAAATGCAGCTGGTGGCAACGCCTCGGGTCTCAGCTGTGCCACCAGGCCCTGGGGACACGGAGCCTGGCAGTGTCCCCACGGCCCCGAGCAGGGGGATGACTCGGCTGCCCCAAGGGGGATTGCCCACGTGCGTCCGTGGCGTGTGCCAGCTCAGCCACCCCCTGCCCACCAGCGCCTGCGTGTCACGGGGCGGGGGTGtcccccggggtgtccccagggcagcGGGACTGCCACTGCCTGTCCCCCGCAGACATCATGGCTGACAAGGAGGGGGTGACGCTGtcgctggaggaggaggaggatgccgACGTGGCCCTGGCGTACAAGACGCCGGAAAAGAAGAGCCTGCAGGAGATCCAGGAGCTGGACCCGGGGGACGAGAGCCTGAGGAAGTATAAGCAGGCGCTGCTGGGGGCCATCCCTGCCGCCGTGGgtgaggctgggggctgcgcGCTGCGGCTGGGCACCCCGGCATCCCAGCACCCCGGCACCCCGGCATCCAGGCCGGGTGATGCAGCCTCAGTGGGTGCAGGCAGCTCAGGCATCCCCAGCACCCGTGGGGCATCCCCAGCAGGGAGGGTGCGTCCCAGCTGGCATCGCCCATGggtgctgcctgtgccccccACCCGCGCACGGAGACCCCGGCATCCCCCTGCCCACACGGTCCCGGCTGCCCAGGGACCCCGGTTGCCTTGGTTACGGGATCACCGCCGCAGTTTCCATAGGAACAGTTACAAGGGACCGGGGAATTCATCGGGATGACGGAGCCGAGCGAGCAGCCGCGGAGCCCACAGTGGCCCGGCTGTCGGTGCCCCCCGCTCCCGTGACACCCACAGCGGCCACCCCAGCCTGGTGCTGCCCTGGGGTGCAcgtgggctgggggggggtggtgcgagctgctgctggggtgtgGGTTGGGCTGGTGAGGTGCAGGTGGGTGGGCTGGGTGCGGGTGGGTAAGGTCTGCGCCCCGCTGCATGTCCCTAGATGCCAGCGTGCCCAACGTGCAGGTGACGAGGCTCACCCTGATGTGCGAGCAGGCACCGGGGCCCATCACCATGGACTTGACAGGTGAGTGGTGGGGGCACcgatgggaggaggaggaggaggaagaggtgccAGGCTCATGGGCCATCTCGTCGCCCAGGAGACCTGGAGGTGCTGCGGGGCCAGGCCTTCGTGCTGAAGGAGGGGGTGGACTACAGGGTGAAGGTGTCCTTCAAGGTGAGGCGTGTGTGTGGTgggctgggcacagccctgctACCCGCACGCCCTGGGGTTCCAGCCCATGGGGGCCCTGCTTTTTCCATGTGTCCCTGCCCCATGGGGTCCCTCCTGCCACCCATGGGGTCCCTGCTGCCCTGACGCCTCTGTCCACCACCCGTCACCTTCAGGGTCCCTGCTCCTCTGGGGTCCGTGCCCACCCTGGGGTCCCTGCCACCCTGGGAATCCTTGCTGCCCCGACCATCACTGGTATCCCAGGGTCCCTGCCACCCTGGGGTCCTTACTCCTTCTGGAGGTCCATGCCACCCCGGGGTCCCTGCTGCTCTTGGAGGTTCCAGCCACATTGGGTCCCTGCCTTTTCCTGGGGTCCCTGGAGGTCCCTGCCCCTCTGGGGGGTCCTGGCCACCCTCGATCCTGCTCGGTGCCCAATCCTGCCCAGGACTCTGGATCCTGGAGGGGAGGGTTTGCAGGATGGgtgcccccctccccaaggCCAGGGGTCCCCAGGGTGTGGGGCACCGAGGCATGGGGCAGCACCCATGGctcccctgccctgtgcccGCAGGTGAACAGGGAGATCGTGTGCGGGCTGCGGTGCCTGCACCTCACCTACCGCCGGGGCCGGCCCGGTGAGTGGGgtcggggggccgggggggtggcagggctgtgccacCCCATCCCCACTCACCCGTCCCCCTCTCCTCGCCCAGTGGACCGCGACGTCTTCATGGCGGGCAGCTACGCGCCGCGGGCCGAGGAGTACGAGGTGGTGACGCCGGCGGAGGAGGCGCCGCGGGGCTGGCTGGCGCGGGGGTCCTACCGCGTCCGCTCCCTCGTCACCGACGATGACAAGACGGAGCATCTCTCCTGGGAGTGGGGCCTCTGCATAAAGAAGGCCTGGGAGGACtgacccccccgccccgccacccCAGGGGACACCTCGCCGGCACCGCTGCGCTCGCCCCGGTCgtgggaagggtgggggggtcccttAGCGAGCGGGTGCCCACGGCCGTGGTCTTTGCAaccaaagttatttttaattgctgggttgtttttttttttttttaagtaccaaCACCCGCCTTGTCCCTGCGGCGTCCCCGtcaccggggccggggctgtgACCCTGCCGTGGCGGCACCGTGCCTGGCTGCCCGCCCGGGCGCAGGCTGTGCTCTTCCATCGCCATTAAACCCTACAGACTGGTCTCTTACTGGTGTGTCCGTGTCCCCTTCGCTCCTGCCCGTCCTGCCTTGTCCCTGTTCTGGAAAACAGCCACCTGGTCCCGCTGCCTTATCGGCGGTGCTGGGCAGCCAGTAGTGGAGGGCCACGAGCCCCAGGGGCCTGGCACCACCCGCCCCGCGGCCCTTATCTGGGTCCCGTCCCCCCCCGGGCGCCGGCTTTGGCGACGGCACCATGCGGGGCTGTGGGTGCCGGCTGGTTTGGGTGCTGGTGCTGTGGCTGGCctggctgggcccagcgacgggGGGTGAGGAGAAGgatggggaggtggtggtggaggagaaggaggaggaggaggaggaggaagaggatctcTCCGATGAGCTCGGGGAGGAGGACGGCGTCCTGGTGCTCCACGAGCACAACTTTGCCCGTGCCCTGAGCGAGCACcggctgctgctggtggagtTCTGTAAGTGGCCCCCGACGCGGGCAGGGGCGTATGTGGGGATGggcacaggcaggggcaggggtcAGGGGTCAGGGGTGTGGGCAGGGACACGGGGGCACAGGGTGGGGTAGGAATGGGGCAGGGGCACAGGCAGGGGGTGTCTCGGAGGGGCAGGGCACAGGGCATGGCACGTGACGGGGCAGGGACATGGGGCAGGGCCACGGGCAggggcatggggtggggggacacatGTAGCAGGGACATGGGACACAGCAGGGGACGTGGGGCAGGGACACGGGGGTGTGGGACAGGGGCCAAGGCACAGGGGCACAGGCAGGGGCGCGCCCTGGAGCCCACCAGGCTCACGCAGCCATTGGGTGCCCTGGGCACCCACCAAGCCCACTCTAGGGAGCAGGGATACCCCAAAGCTGTCCCCACCACTGCTGCTGTCCCCCGTCCGCAGATGCACCGTGGTGCGGGCACTGCCAGCGGCTGGCCCCTGCCTTCGCCCAGGCGGCCGCCGCGCTGAGGAAGGAGTCCAGCCCGGCGCGGCTGGGCAAGGTGGACGCCACGGCACAGGTGGCCCTGGCCAACGAGTTCGGCGTCACCTCCTACCCAACGCTCAAGCTCTTCCGTGATGGGAACCGCACCCACCCCCTCGCCTACACCGGTAGGGCCACGGCACCGCACGATGGCCACGGCACCCGTCGTGGGGGACACTGTGACGGGTGCTGGGGCGGGCTGGAGTGCAGGGATGGGTGGcagggggtgatgggggggggggtgctcAATGTCCTGATGGGGGACtgcagggtggtggtggtgggcagGTGACACCATGGCGATGgcaggaggggagctggggctgaTGGCACGGGGGTGGCAGCCTGGTGAGGGGTGGCTGGGGTGACGGCGGGGCCCCGCTCCGCGTGCCAGGCCCCATGGACGCCGAAGGCATCGCGCGCTGGATGCGGCGTCGGGTCGGCCCCAGCGCCGCCCTACTGCAGGACCCCGGCACCGCCACCGCCTTCATCGGCTCCCGGGACTTGGTGGTTGTTGGCTTCTTCAAGGTGGGCTGGGGCCGGGCTGTGGCCATGGCCACTCAATGGGGTGGCCCCGCAGGACCTGCTGTGGCCATGGCCGCTCACGGGGTGGCCCCGCAGGACCTGAAGAGCGAGGCGGCCCAGGTGTTTTATGAGGTGGCCCGTGAGGTGGTGGACATGCCGTTTGGCATAGCCAAGGCACCCGAGCTCTTCCAGGCGTACGGGCTGTCGGCCGACACCGTCTGCCTCTTCAAGAAGGtgagggggtggtgggggggttgACGGGGCCATTCTGGTCACCCCGCAGCCCTCACCAGCCCCTGCCTCTGCAGTTCGACGAGGGACGGACAGATTTCCCTGTGGACCCAGAGCGGGGGCTGGATGTGGCCGAGCTCACGCGGCTGCTCCGCGTCCACAGCCTGGAGCTGGTGATGGAGTTCACCAACGAGGTACAGCCCGGCCGCAGCCCCGTTGCCATC
This window harbors:
- the ARHGDIG gene encoding rho GDP-dissociation inhibitor 3, whose translation is MLGLDVCEAGGQLLELLWLALCYRDIMADKEGVTLSLEEEEDADVALAYKTPEKKSLQEIQELDPGDESLRKYKQALLGAIPAAVDASVPNVQVTRLTLMCEQAPGPITMDLTGDLEVLRGQAFVLKEGVDYRVKVSFKVNREIVCGLRCLHLTYRRGRPVDRDVFMAGSYAPRAEEYEVVTPAEEAPRGWLARGSYRVRSLVTDDDKTEHLSWEWGLCIKKAWED
- the PDIA2 gene encoding protein disulfide-isomerase A2 codes for the protein MRGCGCRLVWVLVLWLAWLGPATGGEEKDGEVVVEEKEEEEEEEEDLSDELGEEDGVLVLHEHNFARALSEHRLLLVEFYAPWCGHCQRLAPAFAQAAAALRKESSPARLGKVDATAQVALANEFGVTSYPTLKLFRDGNRTHPLAYTGPMDAEGIARWMRRRVGPSAALLQDPGTATAFIGSRDLVVVGFFKDLKSEAAQVFYEVAREVVDMPFGIAKAPELFQAYGLSADTVCLFKKFDEGRTDFPVDPERGLDVAELTRLLRVHSLELVMEFTNETSNQIFGAKVPHHILLFLNESSSGQLALRDGFRAAAGAFRGEVLFVVVDVTGYGAQVLPFFGLTPADAPTLRLVKMANNRKYRMEQEAFSDTAIRTFIRAVLDGTVKPHLLSAEPPEGWDTRPVKVLVGKTFEQVAFDETKNVFVKFYAPWCSHCQAMAADWEELGERYKDHEDIIIAELDATANELENITILGFPTLHYFPAGPGRKMVEYKSARDLETFSKFLENGGTLPEEPPVAPETPENSTGSEEPSARGTAGSRDEL